A genomic segment from Amycolatopsis camponoti encodes:
- a CDS encoding helix-turn-helix transcriptional regulator, translating into MSEVVYNRIAMLRAERSISRRQLAEALGVHYQTIGYLERGEYSPSLFVALRIAEFFEVPLEVLFSTKPFPRLGEQSA; encoded by the coding sequence ATGAGCGAGGTCGTCTACAACCGGATCGCGATGCTGCGCGCGGAGCGGTCGATCTCGCGGCGCCAGCTGGCGGAGGCCTTGGGCGTGCACTACCAGACGATCGGCTACCTGGAGCGCGGCGAGTACAGCCCGAGCTTGTTCGTGGCGCTGCGGATCGCGGAGTTCTTCGAGGTCCCGCTGGAGGTCTTGTTCTCGACGAAGCCGTTCCCGCGGCTGGGAGAGCAGTCCGCCTAG
- a CDS encoding ABC transporter permease yields the protein MNARTAALRAGLDRGWIEFKQTWTNRDDVIGQFVFVALFLGTLFFMRNATLPGTGFSLGAATVPGVLGAGIVFNGLNSTAGYLAIDREDGTLLRAKATPNGMLGYLVGKTTAVAMAQVTGILLVLVPCLFLFDSLAPDGVWSYVHLLWVLALGLVATLPLGAALGSLTNSPRSIALITLPIMGLGAISGIFYPITALPSWVQGIAQAFPMYWLGLGMRSALLPDSAVVVEIGQSWRPLPTLAVLVAWSVIGLALAPVLLRRMARREAGSSVAERREKAMQRVG from the coding sequence ATGAACGCCAGGACCGCCGCCCTGCGAGCCGGGCTGGACCGCGGCTGGATCGAGTTCAAGCAGACGTGGACCAACCGGGACGACGTCATCGGCCAGTTCGTCTTCGTCGCGCTCTTCCTCGGCACGCTGTTCTTCATGCGGAACGCGACCCTGCCCGGCACCGGCTTCTCGCTCGGCGCGGCGACCGTGCCCGGCGTGCTCGGCGCCGGGATCGTGTTCAACGGCTTGAACAGCACGGCGGGCTACCTCGCCATCGACCGCGAGGACGGCACGCTGCTGCGCGCGAAAGCGACGCCGAACGGCATGCTCGGCTACCTGGTCGGGAAGACGACGGCGGTGGCGATGGCGCAGGTCACCGGGATCCTGCTGGTGCTGGTCCCGTGCCTGTTCCTGTTCGATTCCCTGGCTCCGGACGGCGTCTGGTCGTACGTGCACCTGCTGTGGGTGCTGGCGCTCGGACTGGTCGCGACCCTGCCGCTCGGGGCCGCGCTGGGGTCGCTCACCAACAGCCCGCGGTCCATCGCGCTGATCACGCTGCCGATCATGGGCCTGGGCGCGATCTCGGGGATCTTCTACCCGATCACGGCGCTGCCGAGCTGGGTGCAGGGCATCGCGCAGGCGTTCCCGATGTACTGGCTGGGCCTCGGGATGCGCTCGGCGCTGCTGCCCGACAGCGCGGTGGTCGTCGAGATCGGCCAGTCGTGGCGGCCGTTGCCGACCCTGGCCGTGCTCGTCGCGTGGTCCGTGATCGGATTGGCACTGGCCCCGGTCCTGCTCCGCCGAATGGCGCGGCGGGAAGCGGGTTCGTCGGTGGCCGAACGGCGGGAGAAGGCCATGCAGCGTGTGGGGTGA
- a CDS encoding ABC transporter ATP-binding protein, with product MRDPAVPVVRVRGLRMRYGANDVLHGVEFEAHRGEVVCLLGPNGAGKTTTIEILEGFRMRSAGEVSVLGIDPAHGGEDWRARLGVVLQSWRDHGKWRVRELLAHLGRYYAPYSTASHQRPWDADELIAAVGLTEHAQKKIKNLSGGQRRRLDVAIGIVGRPELLFLDEPTAGFDPEARREFHDLVHRLSDELDTTILLTTHDLDEAEKLADRILILNGGRIIADGSADALSRRISGEAEVRWTIDGQRFVHSTTEATKYVYDLFKQHGEAVSDLEVRRASLEDTYMTLVHRAEAGGETEIGLQEAGAR from the coding sequence ATGAGAGATCCAGCTGTCCCCGTGGTCCGCGTGCGCGGGCTCCGGATGCGCTACGGCGCGAACGACGTGCTCCACGGCGTCGAGTTCGAGGCCCACCGAGGCGAGGTCGTCTGCCTGCTCGGGCCGAACGGCGCGGGCAAGACGACAACGATCGAGATCCTCGAAGGTTTCCGCATGCGGTCGGCCGGCGAGGTCAGCGTGCTCGGGATCGACCCGGCCCACGGCGGTGAAGACTGGCGGGCGCGGCTGGGGGTCGTGCTCCAGTCGTGGCGCGACCACGGGAAGTGGCGCGTCCGGGAGCTGCTCGCGCACCTCGGCCGGTACTACGCGCCGTACTCGACGGCGTCGCACCAGCGGCCGTGGGACGCCGACGAGCTGATCGCGGCCGTCGGGCTCACCGAGCACGCGCAGAAGAAGATCAAGAACCTCTCCGGCGGCCAGCGCCGGCGGCTCGACGTCGCGATCGGCATCGTCGGGCGCCCCGAGCTGCTGTTCCTCGACGAGCCGACCGCGGGCTTCGACCCGGAGGCGCGCCGCGAGTTCCACGACCTCGTGCACCGGCTCTCCGACGAGCTCGACACCACGATCCTGCTCACCACGCACGACCTCGACGAGGCCGAGAAGCTGGCCGACCGGATCCTCATCCTCAACGGCGGGCGCATCATCGCCGACGGCTCGGCCGACGCGCTGTCCCGCCGGATCTCCGGCGAGGCCGAGGTCCGCTGGACGATCGACGGCCAGCGCTTCGTGCACTCGACGACTGAAGCGACGAAGTACGTGTACGACCTGTTCAAGCAGCACGGCGAAGCCGTCTCGGACCTCGAGGTCCGGCGGGCGTCGCTGGAGGACACCTACATGACGCTGGTGCACCGCGCGGAAGCCGGCGGCGAAACCGAGATCGGCCTCCAGGAAGCGGGTGCGCGATGA
- a CDS encoding DUF6191 domain-containing protein, with protein MGTWLGLALPGGVVILLVMAAIELRPRKNGSRFKARLSATYIEETTAFLYGTKRRELEHRETMSMLVEQDAEGAPPWRDVDLDAGIARIRPRADPPEPENRQLQ; from the coding sequence ATGGGTACTTGGCTGGGGCTGGCTCTGCCGGGCGGCGTCGTGATCCTGCTGGTCATGGCCGCGATCGAGCTGCGGCCGCGCAAGAACGGCTCCCGCTTCAAGGCGCGGCTCTCCGCGACCTACATCGAGGAGACGACCGCGTTCCTCTACGGCACCAAGCGGCGTGAGCTGGAACACCGGGAAACCATGTCGATGCTCGTCGAGCAGGACGCCGAAGGCGCGCCTCCGTGGCGTGACGTGGACCTGGACGCCGGAATCGCCAGGATCCGGCCGCGCGCGGACCCGCCGGAGCCGGAAAACCGCCAGCTACAGTGA
- a CDS encoding nitrite/sulfite reductase — translation MPTPARVRADACPGVFAPHDAADGPLARVRLPGGAVSAAQLRALADAAEECGDGDLHLTSRGNVQLRGVTRPGLAARLTDAGLLPSPSHERVRNVLASPLSGLHGGLADVRGLAASLDAVLCSTPELASLPGRFLFAFDDGRGDVAGEGADVCWRALAADEGTLLLAGGDTGRRVRLADAVSALIEVALEFGRVRGSAWRVAELDDPAWRGTPVPRGDVPVPVGMIAGVAAGVVPRFGQLSAEQARALAEFGPALVTPWKSLVLPDVPADVFERLGFGGVPLGTSACIGRPGCAKSRADVRADAVFRPGLRAHFSGCERRCGKPSQSHVDVVAEADGYRVDGRWVPFDEMEGKL, via the coding sequence ATGCCGACCCCAGCGCGTGTGCGAGCCGACGCGTGCCCGGGTGTTTTCGCACCCCACGACGCCGCCGACGGCCCATTGGCCCGCGTCCGGCTGCCCGGAGGTGCGGTTTCCGCAGCGCAGCTGCGCGCGCTGGCGGATGCCGCCGAAGAGTGCGGCGACGGCGACCTCCACCTCACCTCGCGCGGCAACGTCCAGCTGCGCGGCGTCACCCGGCCCGGCCTCGCGGCGCGGCTGACCGACGCCGGCTTGCTGCCTTCGCCGTCCCACGAGCGGGTCCGGAACGTGCTGGCCTCGCCGTTGAGCGGGCTGCACGGTGGCCTCGCCGACGTCCGGGGGCTGGCCGCGTCGCTCGATGCCGTGCTGTGTTCGACGCCGGAGCTGGCCTCGCTGCCCGGCCGGTTCCTCTTCGCCTTCGACGACGGCCGCGGTGACGTCGCCGGGGAAGGTGCCGACGTCTGCTGGCGCGCGCTCGCCGCGGACGAAGGAACCCTGCTGCTCGCCGGGGGCGATACCGGACGTCGGGTGCGTCTCGCCGACGCCGTTTCCGCGCTGATCGAGGTCGCGCTGGAGTTCGGCCGGGTGCGCGGATCCGCCTGGCGCGTCGCCGAACTCGACGACCCCGCCTGGCGGGGGACGCCGGTGCCGCGGGGTGACGTCCCGGTGCCCGTCGGGATGATCGCCGGGGTCGCGGCGGGGGTCGTGCCGCGTTTCGGGCAGCTCTCCGCCGAGCAGGCCCGCGCCCTGGCGGAGTTCGGTCCCGCGCTGGTCACGCCGTGGAAGTCGCTGGTCCTGCCGGACGTGCCCGCCGACGTCTTCGAGCGGCTGGGCTTCGGGGGCGTGCCGCTCGGCACGAGCGCGTGCATCGGACGGCCCGGCTGCGCGAAGTCGCGCGCCGACGTGCGGGCCGACGCCGTCTTCCGGCCGGGCCTGCGCGCGCACTTCTCGGGCTGTGAACGGCGGTGCGGGAAGCCGTCGCAGTCCCATGTGGACGTTGTCGCCGAAGCGGATGGATATCGGGTCGACGGCCGGTGGGTGCCGTTCGACGAGATGGAAGGGAAGCTGTGA
- a CDS encoding precorrin-8X methylmutase, translating to MIDYLRDGAEIYRHSFATIREEADLAILPDDVAGLAVRMIHACGMVDLVDDLRYTLDVIESGRAALEAGAPILCDAQMIASGVTRRRLPAGNEVVCTLSDPSVPGLAERMGTTRSAAALELWRDKLPGSVVAIGNAPTALFRLLEILDEGVGAPAAIIGVPVGFVGAVESKVELAKRAPAPYLVVHGRRGGSAMAVAAINALASAEE from the coding sequence GTGATCGACTACCTGCGGGACGGTGCCGAGATCTACCGGCACTCGTTCGCCACGATCCGCGAGGAGGCGGACCTGGCGATCCTGCCCGACGACGTGGCGGGCCTGGCGGTCCGGATGATCCACGCCTGCGGCATGGTCGATCTGGTCGACGACCTGCGCTACACGCTCGACGTCATCGAGTCCGGCCGCGCCGCGCTCGAAGCCGGCGCGCCGATCCTGTGCGACGCGCAGATGATCGCCAGCGGCGTCACCCGGCGGCGCCTGCCCGCGGGCAACGAAGTCGTCTGCACGCTCTCGGACCCTTCGGTGCCGGGGCTCGCCGAGCGGATGGGTACCACGCGCTCGGCGGCGGCGCTGGAACTGTGGCGTGACAAGCTGCCCGGCTCGGTCGTCGCGATCGGCAACGCGCCGACCGCGCTGTTCCGGCTGCTGGAGATCCTCGACGAAGGTGTCGGCGCGCCCGCGGCGATCATCGGCGTGCCGGTCGGGTTCGTCGGCGCGGTCGAGTCCAAAGTGGAGCTGGCCAAGCGGGCACCGGCGCCGTACCTCGTGGTGCACGGCCGGCGCGGCGGCAGCGCGATGGCCGTCGCCGCGATCAACGCTCTCGCGAGCGCCGAAGAATGA
- a CDS encoding precorrin-2 C(20)-methyltransferase, with translation MTGTLYGVGLGPGDPELMTVKAARLISEASVIAYHCARHGRSIARSVAEPYLREGQVEEKLVYPVTTETTDHPGGYEGAIADFYELSAKRLAEHLDAGRDVVLLCEGDPFFYGSYMYMHERLSGRFEAVVVPGVTSVSAASAVLGRPLVQRDEVLTVLPGTLPAPELARRLADTDAAAVLKLGRTFGSVREAFEEAGKLDDAVFVERATWGQQRIEPLASVDPSTVPYFSLALLPSPAYASRVSPAPVPALVAEGAGEVVVVGLGPAGPEWLTPEAAAELSAAEHVVGYGPYVARVPQKAGQQRHASGNRVEADRARDALSLAASGARVAVVSSGDPGVFAMASAVLEQVSSGHGTGVRVRIVPGVTAAQAAASRVGAPLGHDYCVLSLSDRLKPWEIIEKRLDAAGAADLVLALYNPASRSRTTQLADARNVLLRHRAPSTPVVVARDVGGPEEDIRVTTLGDLDPSTVDMRCLLIVGSSKTRAENGVVWTPRSY, from the coding sequence ATGACCGGGACGCTCTACGGCGTCGGGCTCGGCCCCGGCGACCCGGAACTGATGACGGTCAAGGCGGCCCGGCTGATCTCCGAAGCGTCGGTGATCGCCTACCACTGCGCACGGCACGGGCGCAGCATCGCGCGGTCGGTGGCCGAGCCGTACCTGCGCGAGGGGCAGGTCGAGGAGAAACTCGTCTACCCGGTCACGACCGAGACGACCGACCACCCCGGCGGTTACGAGGGCGCGATCGCGGACTTCTACGAGCTGAGCGCGAAGCGGCTCGCCGAGCACCTCGACGCGGGACGCGACGTCGTCCTGCTCTGCGAAGGCGACCCGTTCTTCTATGGCTCGTACATGTACATGCACGAACGGCTTTCCGGCCGGTTCGAGGCGGTCGTCGTGCCCGGTGTGACGTCGGTGAGCGCGGCGTCGGCGGTGCTCGGCCGGCCGCTGGTGCAGCGCGACGAGGTGCTGACCGTGCTGCCGGGCACGTTGCCGGCGCCGGAGCTGGCCCGGCGGCTCGCGGACACCGACGCGGCGGCGGTGCTGAAGCTCGGCCGCACGTTCGGCTCGGTGCGGGAGGCGTTCGAAGAGGCCGGGAAGCTGGACGACGCCGTCTTCGTCGAGCGCGCGACCTGGGGACAGCAGCGGATCGAGCCCCTCGCTTCGGTCGATCCTTCGACGGTGCCTTACTTTTCGCTGGCTTTGCTGCCTTCGCCGGCTTATGCGTCCCGGGTTTCGCCTGCGCCCGTTCCTGCCCTGGTTGCCGAGGGTGCGGGCGAGGTCGTCGTGGTCGGGCTCGGCCCGGCCGGTCCGGAGTGGCTGACGCCGGAGGCCGCGGCGGAGCTTTCGGCCGCCGAGCACGTCGTCGGGTACGGGCCGTATGTCGCGCGCGTGCCGCAGAAAGCGGGGCAGCAGCGGCACGCGTCGGGAAACCGCGTCGAGGCGGACCGGGCTCGGGATGCGTTGTCCCTGGCCGCTTCGGGCGCCCGGGTGGCGGTCGTTTCCTCGGGTGACCCGGGGGTGTTCGCGATGGCGTCGGCGGTGCTGGAGCAGGTGTCGTCGGGGCACGGCACGGGTGTCCGGGTGCGGATCGTCCCGGGGGTGACGGCCGCGCAGGCGGCGGCGTCCCGCGTCGGCGCGCCGCTCGGGCACGACTACTGCGTGCTGTCGCTGTCGGATCGCCTGAAGCCGTGGGAGATCATCGAGAAGCGCCTGGACGCGGCGGGCGCGGCGGACCTGGTGCTGGCGCTGTACAACCCGGCGTCGCGGTCCCGGACGACTCAGCTGGCCGACGCTCGGAACGTGCTGCTCCGCCATCGCGCGCCATCGACGCCGGTGGTCGTCGCGCGGGACGTCGGCGGCCCGGAGGAGGACATCCGCGTCACGACGCTGGGCGATCTCGATCCGTCCACAGTGGACATGCGCTGCCTGCTGATCGTGGGTTCGTCGAAGACCCGCGCCGAGAACGGCGTGGTGTGGACTCCGCGCAGCTATTGA
- a CDS encoding GNAT family N-acetyltransferase, which yields MDSAQLLTAESALHRRAVLAGEAASAAKVPGRFRAWERTGLLAVLATDPALAYLSTVTGVTPETLPEVAGLLRSPEWDGIRPAVVAPAGLPVPGLAPAGDRFLAVRRLEPGSAPPPETVDAEVFLRVLLAGFEVSGPIAEYMAAEHRLPIMRRFLLREGETPIAAAGMTIDAGVAILGAASTLPEHRGRGAQPKLLRRRLEAAAAEGCTLAVATARPGSPSVANLERAGFRLHRRTAWTKP from the coding sequence GTGGACTCCGCGCAGCTATTGACGGCCGAGTCCGCCTTGCACCGCCGGGCGGTCCTGGCGGGCGAGGCGGCGTCGGCCGCGAAGGTACCCGGCCGCTTCCGGGCGTGGGAGCGCACGGGTTTGCTGGCGGTGCTGGCGACCGACCCCGCGCTCGCGTACCTGTCGACGGTGACCGGGGTGACGCCGGAGACGCTGCCCGAGGTCGCCGGTTTGCTGCGTTCGCCGGAGTGGGACGGCATACGCCCGGCCGTCGTCGCCCCGGCGGGGCTGCCGGTTCCTGGCCTGGCCCCGGCGGGCGACCGGTTCCTGGCCGTCCGCCGGCTCGAGCCCGGGTCGGCTCCGCCGCCGGAAACGGTCGACGCGGAGGTCTTCCTGCGCGTCCTGCTGGCCGGGTTCGAGGTGAGCGGGCCGATCGCGGAGTACATGGCCGCGGAACACCGCCTCCCGATCATGCGGCGCTTTCTGCTGCGGGAAGGGGAGACACCGATCGCGGCCGCGGGCATGACGATCGACGCCGGGGTCGCGATCCTGGGGGCGGCGTCGACGTTGCCGGAGCACCGCGGCCGGGGCGCGCAGCCGAAGTTGCTGCGCCGCAGGCTCGAAGCGGCGGCCGCGGAGGGCTGCACCCTGGCGGTCGCGACGGCCCGCCCGGGCTCGCCGAGCGTGGCCAACCTGGAGCGGGCGGGGTTCCGCCTCCACCGCCGGACGGCGTGGACCAAGCCTTAG
- a CDS encoding arabinosyltransferase domain-containing protein has protein sequence MRLIAVALGLLSALCALAFPFLPVVQDTAEVVWPTGSDTRSVNAPLTGYWAQDLRAELPCAAIRSVDARTGGPGLLFATVPDGRTDPKSGKGVGLQLRVDNGVLLASSQGQQIAQQPLPAEKCDVELDVDATQMTLAVAGTPIFHAGGDVRPRVVGIYSSINSSKDPIAGLHVSVVPDTRYQTSPTALKIGVGVLAILSLIGCMIAVWRRDSGSARRAPRWAPVGWWRLTMRDATVIIALGAWVFIGPVTSDDGYILTMARVTEQTGFLTNYHRWFGVAEAPFGWFYHVFELMAHVSVVPPWIRLPSFLLGVLSWLLISREVMPRLGTQIRTSRPASWAAATVFLIWWMPYNNGVRPEPVAALGSLLAICAVERTLVTRRLLPLCLGLTAAGFTLAATPTGLIAVAPFLVAARPLFKLIRQRANENGWLPVLAPVAAAGLLVLVVVFADQTFATVQEATRIRTQVGPNLSWFQELARYQLLFADLPDGSAPRRFPVLLVVLCTATCLVMLLRRGRIPGASLGPARRLIGTTAVFFLLLALTPTKWTHHFGAFAAVGASMAALAALATSSTVLRSKRNRAAFLAALLVVAALAATGPNTYWFVSRLGVQWTNVAPSVGGIPLSTILLVAAAVAGIYAFVENVRAHRPGLPAQPQEGRLRALRLGSLSLVVVCGLVAAGEFVTMAWAIHNQAGSYSLGAANVGHLFGKSCNLSDHVMVERDAATSILHPQSEQRTVAEKPKEPESPLPNPDQDNGRVQTGFHMRAVDDKDPLAEPPHGFTPETVPMWSSYLDQETRAGRLRSDWYALTEKPADGQIVVATAGEARRPTSVSLDYGVNTPEGVKVLRSQFVLPPGSGTGGWNDTRINLRDLPAETNAVRINIVDNDLTEDGWIAASAPRVPTFTTLTDKIGSKPVYIDWPASFVYPCAQPVTSHDGISQVPEYRITAGGLADEAEWASSTNGGPIGWLEELAEEPEVPSYLIGQPSQSWGQLLQIEPFTEGIAPTVVHGEKTVPGWWSPGPGPSQPNGKDPTR, from the coding sequence ATGCGTCTGATTGCCGTAGCGCTGGGGCTGCTCTCGGCCTTGTGCGCGCTGGCTTTCCCCTTCCTGCCGGTGGTGCAGGACACGGCGGAGGTCGTCTGGCCGACCGGCAGCGACACCCGCTCCGTCAACGCGCCCTTGACCGGGTACTGGGCCCAGGACCTGCGCGCCGAGCTGCCGTGCGCGGCCATCCGCTCGGTGGACGCCCGCACCGGCGGTCCCGGCCTGCTCTTCGCCACCGTGCCGGACGGCCGCACCGACCCGAAGTCCGGCAAGGGCGTCGGCCTGCAGCTGCGCGTCGACAACGGCGTGCTGCTCGCTTCCAGCCAGGGCCAGCAGATCGCCCAGCAGCCGCTGCCCGCCGAGAAGTGCGACGTCGAGCTGGACGTCGACGCGACGCAGATGACCCTCGCCGTGGCCGGGACGCCGATCTTCCACGCCGGCGGCGACGTCCGGCCCCGCGTGGTCGGCATCTACTCCTCGATCAACTCGAGCAAGGACCCGATCGCCGGCCTGCACGTCTCGGTCGTGCCGGACACGCGCTACCAGACGTCGCCGACCGCGCTGAAGATCGGCGTCGGCGTACTCGCGATCCTGTCGCTGATCGGCTGCATGATCGCGGTCTGGCGCCGCGACTCCGGCTCCGCGAGACGCGCGCCGCGCTGGGCGCCGGTCGGCTGGTGGCGGCTGACGATGCGGGACGCCACGGTGATCATCGCGCTCGGCGCGTGGGTCTTCATCGGGCCGGTGACCTCGGACGACGGCTACATCCTGACGATGGCCCGGGTCACCGAGCAGACCGGGTTCCTCACGAACTACCACCGCTGGTTCGGCGTCGCCGAGGCGCCGTTCGGCTGGTTCTACCACGTGTTCGAGCTGATGGCGCACGTCAGCGTGGTGCCGCCGTGGATCCGGCTGCCGTCGTTCCTGCTCGGCGTGCTCAGCTGGCTGCTGATCAGCCGCGAGGTGATGCCGCGCCTCGGCACCCAGATCCGCACCAGCCGCCCGGCCAGCTGGGCCGCGGCGACGGTGTTCCTGATCTGGTGGATGCCCTACAACAACGGCGTCCGCCCGGAACCGGTGGCCGCGCTCGGCTCGCTGCTGGCGATCTGCGCGGTGGAGCGCACGCTGGTGACGCGGCGGCTGCTGCCCCTGTGCCTCGGCCTGACCGCGGCCGGGTTCACCCTGGCCGCGACGCCGACCGGGCTGATCGCGGTGGCGCCGTTCCTGGTCGCCGCGCGCCCGCTGTTCAAGCTGATCCGCCAGCGCGCCAACGAAAACGGCTGGCTGCCGGTGCTCGCGCCGGTCGCCGCGGCCGGGCTGCTGGTGCTGGTCGTGGTGTTCGCCGACCAGACGTTCGCGACCGTGCAGGAGGCGACCCGGATCCGGACCCAGGTGGGCCCGAACCTGTCGTGGTTCCAAGAGCTCGCGCGCTACCAGCTGCTCTTCGCGGACCTGCCGGACGGCTCGGCGCCGCGCCGGTTCCCGGTGCTGCTGGTCGTGCTGTGCACCGCCACCTGCCTGGTGATGCTGCTGCGCCGCGGCCGCATCCCCGGCGCGTCGCTCGGCCCGGCCCGCCGCCTGATCGGCACGACGGCGGTGTTCTTCCTGCTCCTGGCCCTGACGCCGACGAAGTGGACGCACCACTTCGGCGCGTTCGCCGCGGTCGGCGCGTCGATGGCGGCGCTGGCCGCGCTCGCGACCAGCTCGACGGTGCTGCGGTCGAAACGCAACCGCGCGGCCTTCCTCGCCGCGTTGCTGGTGGTCGCCGCGCTCGCCGCGACCGGGCCGAACACGTACTGGTTCGTTTCGCGCCTCGGCGTCCAGTGGACGAACGTGGCGCCGTCGGTCGGTGGCATCCCGCTGTCGACGATCCTGCTGGTGGCGGCGGCCGTCGCGGGGATCTACGCGTTCGTGGAGAACGTCCGCGCGCACCGGCCGGGGCTGCCGGCCCAGCCCCAGGAAGGCAGGCTGCGCGCGCTGCGGCTCGGGTCGCTGTCCCTGGTGGTGGTCTGCGGCCTGGTGGCGGCGGGCGAGTTCGTCACGATGGCCTGGGCGATCCACAACCAGGCCGGCAGCTACAGCCTGGGCGCGGCCAACGTCGGGCACCTGTTCGGCAAGAGCTGCAACCTCTCCGACCACGTCATGGTGGAGCGCGACGCGGCGACGAGCATCCTGCACCCGCAGTCCGAGCAGCGGACGGTCGCGGAGAAGCCCAAGGAGCCGGAGTCCCCGCTGCCGAACCCCGACCAGGACAACGGCCGCGTCCAGACCGGCTTCCACATGCGCGCCGTCGACGACAAGGACCCGCTGGCCGAACCGCCGCACGGGTTCACCCCGGAGACCGTGCCGATGTGGTCGAGCTACCTCGACCAGGAGACGCGCGCGGGACGCCTGCGCAGCGACTGGTACGCGCTGACGGAGAAGCCGGCGGACGGCCAGATCGTGGTGGCCACGGCCGGCGAGGCCCGCCGCCCGACGTCGGTGAGCCTCGACTACGGCGTCAACACGCCGGAGGGCGTGAAGGTGCTGCGCAGCCAGTTCGTGCTCCCGCCGGGCTCGGGCACGGGCGGCTGGAACGACACCCGCATCAACCTGCGCGACCTCCCGGCGGAGACGAACGCGGTCCGCATCAACATCGTCGACAACGACCTGACGGAGGACGGCTGGATCGCGGCATCGGCCCCGCGTGTCCCGACGTTCACGACGCTGACGGACAAGATCGGCTCGAAGCCGGTGTACATCGACTGGCCGGCGTCGTTCGTCTACCCGTGCGCGCAGCCGGTGACGTCCCACGACGGGATCTCGCAGGTCCCGGAGTACCGCATCACGGCCGGCGGCCTGGCGGACGAGGCGGAGTGGGCGTCGTCGACCAACGGCGGGCCGATCGGGTGGCTGGAGGAGCTGGCCGAGGAGCCCGAGGTGCCGAGCTACCTGATCGGGCAGCCGAGCCAGTCGTGGGGCCAGCTGCTGCAGATCGAGCCGTTCACCGAAGGCATCGCGCCGACGGTGGTGCACGGGGAGAAGACCGTGCCGGGGTGGTGGTCCCCGGGCCCGGGCCCGAGCCAGCCCAACGGCAAGGACCCGACCCGCTGA
- the bluB gene encoding 5,6-dimethylbenzimidazole synthase: protein MIEEFYEVLRKRRDVRGEFTGEPIPGATLLRILEAAHAAPSVGLTQPWDFVLVDDHATRETFAKHVHEEREVFAEQLTEDRASTFANIKIEGILESSLGIVVTYDPARGAPDVLGRHAIADAGLYSVCLAIQNLWLAATAEGLGVGWVSFYREPFLGELLGVPAGIRPVAWLCVGPVSKLETVPDLERHGWRSRRPLTEALHHGRFTPRDPGSA, encoded by the coding sequence ATGATCGAAGAGTTCTACGAAGTCCTGCGCAAACGCCGGGACGTCCGCGGCGAGTTCACCGGCGAGCCGATCCCCGGCGCCACCCTGCTGCGGATCCTCGAGGCCGCGCACGCCGCACCCAGTGTCGGGCTCACCCAGCCCTGGGACTTCGTGCTGGTCGACGACCACGCGACGCGCGAGACGTTCGCGAAGCACGTCCACGAGGAACGTGAGGTCTTCGCGGAGCAGCTCACCGAAGACCGCGCGAGCACCTTCGCGAACATCAAGATCGAAGGCATCCTCGAGTCGAGCCTCGGCATCGTCGTCACCTACGACCCGGCCCGCGGCGCGCCCGACGTCCTCGGCCGGCACGCCATCGCCGACGCCGGCCTCTACTCGGTCTGCCTGGCGATCCAGAACCTCTGGCTGGCCGCCACCGCCGAAGGCCTCGGCGTCGGCTGGGTCAGCTTCTACCGCGAGCCGTTCCTCGGCGAGCTGCTCGGCGTCCCGGCCGGCATCCGGCCGGTCGCGTGGCTCTGCGTCGGGCCCGTCAGCAAGCTGGAGACCGTGCCCGACCTGGAGCGCCACGGCTGGCGCAGCCGCCGTCCCCTGACCGAGGCGCTCCACCACGGGCGCTTCACGCCGCGTGACCCGGGGTCTGCGTAA
- a CDS encoding cobalt-precorrin-6A reductase, with the protein MILVLGGTGEARSLAEALVRSDIRVVSSLAGRVARPRLPVGEVRVGGFGGPEGLAAWLRENDVKAVVDATHPFAERIGANAAKAAAHTGTPLLRLARPGWEPGEDDIWHWADDLEDAAKMLPELGERVFLTSGRQGLPAFAHLDDLWFLIRCVDPPEPPLPRHHELILARGPYEVAAERELLDRVDVLVTKDSGGAQTSAKLTAARELRKPVLLVRRPPRPETETAGTVAEAVEWVLNR; encoded by the coding sequence GTGATCCTCGTCCTGGGCGGCACGGGCGAAGCACGAAGCCTCGCCGAAGCACTCGTGAGAAGCGACATCCGCGTGGTGTCTTCGCTGGCAGGACGCGTAGCACGGCCAAGGCTGCCGGTCGGCGAAGTGCGCGTAGGCGGCTTCGGTGGCCCGGAAGGTCTCGCGGCCTGGCTGCGCGAGAACGACGTGAAGGCCGTCGTGGACGCGACGCACCCCTTCGCCGAGCGCATCGGCGCGAACGCGGCGAAAGCGGCAGCACACACGGGTACTCCCCTGCTGAGGCTGGCCCGGCCCGGCTGGGAACCCGGCGAAGACGACATCTGGCACTGGGCCGACGACCTCGAAGACGCCGCGAAAATGCTCCCCGAACTGGGCGAACGCGTCTTCCTGACGAGTGGCCGCCAAGGCCTGCCCGCCTTCGCGCACCTGGACGACCTGTGGTTCCTGATCCGCTGCGTCGACCCGCCCGAGCCGCCGCTGCCGCGCCACCACGAGCTGATCCTCGCCCGCGGGCCGTACGAGGTGGCCGCCGAGCGCGAGCTGCTCGACCGGGTCGACGTCCTGGTCACCAAGGACTCCGGCGGTGCTCAGACCAGCGCGAAGCTGACCGCGGCGCGCGAACTCCGCAAACCCGTCCTGCTGGTCCGGCGACCACCGAGACCGGAAACCGAAACCGCCGGAACCGTGGCCGAAGCCGTCGAATGGGTCCTGAACCGATGA